A window of Notolabrus celidotus isolate fNotCel1 chromosome 11, fNotCel1.pri, whole genome shotgun sequence contains these coding sequences:
- the LOC117821832 gene encoding uncharacterized protein LOC117821832: MKTGHSLIFFLLLLATLQDGNACLYSFPGKKILLTGTVGGNLTFECFFDKPGQMKILCKDGCKSEDILVQTTEDTAQHGRYSMEVDQSTVEYSMITVYVSIADLTKSDSGRYHCKAGSITSPSEAQLFELKVEDAPTTPQPPTTSRPLFQQPHQPPPWKHHLQILLWEHLLQIQLWEHHLQILLWEHHLQILLWEHHLQIQLWEHHLQILLWEHLLPSREWCLMCGWCWSS, encoded by the exons ATGAAGACTGGTCACAGTTTGATCTTCTTCTTACTCCTCCTCG CAACACTGCAGGATGGAAACGCTTGTCTCTATTCCTTCccaggaaaaaaaatcctgctgaCAGGAACTGTTGGAGGAAACCTCACATTCGAATGCTTCTTTGATAAGCCTGGACAAATGAAGATCCTCTGTAAGGATGGCTGCAAAAGTGAAGACATTCTTGTTCAAACAACTGAAGACACAGCTCAGCATGGCAGGTACAGCATGGAGGTTGACCAGTCGACAGTCGAATATTCTATGATTACTGTGTATGTGAGCATCGCAGATCTGACCAAGTCTGACTCTGGAAGATACCACTGCAAGGCGGGCAGTATTACCTCTCCGAGTGAAGCCCAGTTGTTTGAGCTCAAAGTTGAAGATG CTCCGACAACTCCTCAACCACCAACGACTTCCCGACCTTTGTTCCAACAACCCCACCAGCCTCCACCCTGGAAACACCATCTGCAGATCCTGCTCTGGGAACACCTTCTGCAGATTCAGCTCTGGGAACACCACCTGCAGATCCTGCTCTGGGAACACCACCTGCAGATCCTGCTCTGGGAACACCACCTGCAGATTCAGCTCTGGGAACACCACCTGCAGATCCTGCTCTGGGAACACCTTCTGCCGTCCAGG GAGTGGTGTCTCATGTGCGGCTGGTGCTGGTCATCCTGA